A portion of the Acipenser ruthenus chromosome 38, fAciRut3.2 maternal haplotype, whole genome shotgun sequence genome contains these proteins:
- the LOC117434037 gene encoding E3 ubiquitin-protein ligase RNF5 isoform X1, whose product MATEAAQRGSINDNSGGAGGGGFGKESDRDRTTFECNICLDTARDAVISLCGHLFCWPCLHQWLETQPNRQECPVCKAGISRDKVIPLYGRGSTSQEDPRSDPQNSSIHSPGQEIILRMHSTFTHFRLKTPPRPQGQRTEPESQGPFQGFGDAGFHMSFGIGAFPFGGFTTVFNSNMHNHRAEHNVGNPGNGNPNSWQDSLFLFVAIFFFFWLLSV is encoded by the exons ATGGCGACCGAGGCGGCTCAGAGGGGCTCGATAAACGACAACAGTGGCGGAGCCGGAGGCGGGGGGTTCGGGAAAGAGTCGGACCGGGACCGAACTACCTTCGAGTGCAATATTTGCCTGGATACAGCCAGGGACGCTGTTATTAGTCTATGCGGTCATCTATTCTG CTGGCCATGCCTGCATCAA TGGTTGGAAACCCAACCAAACAGACAGGAGTGCCCTGTGTGCAAGGCAGGAATCAGCAGAGACAAAGTCATTCCTCTGTACGGGAGGGGGAGCACCAGCCAAGAGGACCCCAGGTCAGACCCCCAGAACAGCAGCATCCACAGTCCAGGGCAGGAAATAATACTCCGAATGcacagcactttcacccatttcag GTTAAAAACGCCACCAAGACCCCAGGGACAGAGGACAGAGCCTGAGAGTCAAGGG CCCTTCCAGGGTTTCGGAGATGCTGGGTTCCACATGTCCTTTGGGATCGGCGCCTTCCCCTTCGGCGGCTTCACAACAGTATTCAACAGCAACATGCACAACCACAGAGCAG AGCACAACGTGGGTAACCCTGGCAACGGTAACCCTAACAGCTGGCAGGATTCTCTCTTCCTGTTCGTcgccattttctttttcttctggcTGCTGAGTGTGTGA
- the LOC117434037 gene encoding E3 ubiquitin-protein ligase RNF5 isoform X2, whose amino-acid sequence MATEAAQRGSINDNSGGAGGGGFGKESDRDRTTFECNICLDTARDAVISLCGHLFCWPCLHQWLETQPNRQECPVCKAGISRDKVIPLYGRGSTSQEDPRLKTPPRPQGQRTEPESQGPFQGFGDAGFHMSFGIGAFPFGGFTTVFNSNMHNHRAEHNVGNPGNGNPNSWQDSLFLFVAIFFFFWLLSV is encoded by the exons ATGGCGACCGAGGCGGCTCAGAGGGGCTCGATAAACGACAACAGTGGCGGAGCCGGAGGCGGGGGGTTCGGGAAAGAGTCGGACCGGGACCGAACTACCTTCGAGTGCAATATTTGCCTGGATACAGCCAGGGACGCTGTTATTAGTCTATGCGGTCATCTATTCTG CTGGCCATGCCTGCATCAA TGGTTGGAAACCCAACCAAACAGACAGGAGTGCCCTGTGTGCAAGGCAGGAATCAGCAGAGACAAAGTCATTCCTCTGTACGGGAGGGGGAGCACCAGCCAAGAGGACCCCAG GTTAAAAACGCCACCAAGACCCCAGGGACAGAGGACAGAGCCTGAGAGTCAAGGG CCCTTCCAGGGTTTCGGAGATGCTGGGTTCCACATGTCCTTTGGGATCGGCGCCTTCCCCTTCGGCGGCTTCACAACAGTATTCAACAGCAACATGCACAACCACAGAGCAG AGCACAACGTGGGTAACCCTGGCAACGGTAACCCTAACAGCTGGCAGGATTCTCTCTTCCTGTTCGTcgccattttctttttcttctggcTGCTGAGTGTGTGA
- the LOC117433920 gene encoding 1-acyl-sn-glycerol-3-phosphate acyltransferase alpha-like, with product MDLSVAQGLLICLLILVPLLYEWIPSFKFFCKMAFFYSWILALAVLAIPICAVRGRNVENMKVLQFMLLHIKYLYGIKIDVKGWENFPLKEPYVVVSNHQSSIDLLGMMEVLPSRCVPIAKRELMYAGTVGLACWLAGVIFINRKKTDDAISVMSETAQTMLKEDVRVWVFPEGTRNQDGSMLPFKRGAFHLAVQARVPIIPVVMSSYKEFYNIKENKFTTGTCVVRILPRIDTKGLTPDDVADLADRTRQTMLSTFLQLSSTPCPASGEHAGHTPCSAERETHDVQ from the exons ATGGATCTCTCGGTGGCTCAGGGCTTGCTGATTTGTCTGCTCATCCTGGTCCCGCTGCTGTACGAGTGGATCCCCTCCTTCAAGTTCTTCTGCAAGATGGCGTTCTTCTACAGCTGGATCCTCGCCCTGGCCGTGCTCGCAATACCCATCTGCGCAGTGAGGGGGCGCAACGTCGAGAACATGAA GGTGCTCCAGTTCATGTTGCTCCACATCAAGTACCTGTACGGGATAAAGATTGATGTGAAGGGCTGGGAGAACTTCCCTCTGAAGGAGCCCTACGTGGTCGTGTCCAACCATCAGAGCTCCATCGACCTGCTGG gtaTGATGGAGGTGCTGCCCTCACGCTGTGTCCCCATTGCGAAGCGGGAGCTCATGTACGCCGGCACGGTTGGTCTGGCATGTTGGCTCGCCGGCGTGATCTTCATAAACCGCAAGAAGACGGATGATGCCATCAGCGTGATGTCAGAGACAGCGCAGACCATGCTCAAGGAAGAC GTGCGTGTGTGGGTGTTCCCTGAAGGCACTCGGAATCAGGATGGGTCGATGCTGCCGTTCAAGAGAGGAGCCTTCCACCTAGCAGTGCAGGCACGG GTTCCCATAATTCCAGTTGTGATGTCGTCCTATAAAGAGTTCTACAATATAAAGGAGAACAAGTTCACCACAG ggacCTGCGTGGTGCGGATCCTCCCCAGGATCGACACTAAAGGCCTGACTCCGGACGACGTTGCAGATCTTGCGGACCGCACCCGGCAAACCATGCTGTCCACCTtcctgcagctctccagcaccCCCTGCCCTGCCAGCGGGGAACATGCGGGACACACGCCGTGCAGCGCAGAGAGAGAGACCCACGACGTGCAGTGA